Genomic segment of Parageobacillus genomosp. 1:
TCATTTTCTTACCCCCTTCTCTTTCCCAAATAACGCTCTTTCAAGGCATCAATGTCAAATTCCATGTCATAAAGTGGTGGATGACCAGGCGGCAAATAATCGACTTCCACCATTGTGGCGCATTCCGGACAGTAATACTCCACAATCTGCACCCATGCCGGATCGGGTGCAAACGTATACTCATACAGATCCGGATTCAAAATCGGACGATGGATTTCCCGCGGATCCCTAGCGTACACGAGTAGTCCTTCCTTATAGTTGCT
This window contains:
- a CDS encoding acetone carboxylase subunit gamma yields the protein MKVQMTEYLEIDLEDETWCCRKCNHVIAPARSNYKEGLLVYARDPREIHRPILNPDLYEYTFAPDPAWVQIVEYYCPECATMVEVDYLPPGHPPLYDMEFDIDALKERYLGKRRG